One segment of Mycolicibacterium sp. YH-1 DNA contains the following:
- a CDS encoding SfnB family sulfur acquisition oxidoreductase produces the protein MTTHATVDRVSSAGDAAAVAERLAIAFAEQACARDAARTLPHDQVQALKSSGLLALSVPTEHGGIEAPATTVAEVFRLLAHADPSLAQIPHSHYTFLEALRLQGTHAQQARFYGLVCDGALFANAQTERGPHAVNVDTTTLTVAAGGGYALTGRKFYCTGALFADWLIVRASLADGSEDAPTSTTPKAIAFVPRDAPGLGIIDDWDGMGQRTTASGTVVLDDIWVPADHVVPFSPIFDQPTVYGAHAQLLHAAIDVGIATGALAEGVRQAAKARPHFEAHVDSAVNDPTLIQTAGELTVTVRGAQALLVHAASQLDAARADLTEDSAAATSVAVAVAKVAAARAALDASSLLFELGGTRSATAGDNLSRYWRDARTHTLHDATRWKLQHIGRHTLSGTRPPRHGQV, from the coding sequence GTGACCACGCACGCCACCGTGGACCGGGTGTCCTCGGCTGGTGACGCCGCTGCCGTCGCCGAGCGCCTGGCGATCGCCTTCGCCGAGCAGGCGTGCGCCCGCGACGCCGCGCGCACACTGCCGCACGATCAGGTGCAGGCGCTGAAGTCCTCTGGGCTGCTGGCACTGTCGGTACCCACCGAACACGGTGGCATCGAGGCACCCGCGACCACGGTGGCCGAGGTGTTTCGTCTGTTGGCCCACGCCGATCCGTCACTCGCTCAGATCCCGCATTCGCACTACACCTTTCTGGAGGCACTGCGACTGCAGGGCACACATGCGCAGCAGGCCCGGTTCTACGGTCTGGTGTGCGACGGGGCGCTTTTCGCCAACGCACAGACCGAGCGTGGTCCGCACGCCGTCAACGTCGACACCACGACACTCACCGTCGCCGCCGGCGGTGGCTACGCGCTGACCGGCCGCAAGTTCTATTGCACCGGAGCGCTCTTCGCCGACTGGTTGATAGTCCGTGCGTCGTTGGCCGACGGCTCCGAGGATGCACCCACCTCCACCACACCGAAGGCCATCGCCTTCGTTCCCCGCGATGCTCCGGGCCTCGGGATCATCGACGACTGGGACGGTATGGGGCAGCGGACCACCGCCTCGGGCACTGTCGTGCTGGACGACATCTGGGTCCCGGCCGATCATGTCGTGCCGTTCTCCCCCATCTTCGATCAGCCAACCGTGTACGGGGCGCACGCTCAATTACTGCACGCCGCAATCGATGTCGGTATCGCGACGGGCGCTCTGGCCGAGGGTGTTCGGCAGGCCGCCAAGGCCCGGCCCCACTTCGAGGCGCACGTCGACTCCGCGGTCAACGACCCGACCTTGATTCAGACCGCGGGGGAACTGACGGTGACCGTACGTGGCGCGCAAGCGCTTCTCGTGCACGCCGCCAGCCAGCTCGACGCTGCGCGGGCGGACCTCACCGAGGACTCGGCCGCCGCGACGTCAGTCGCGGTCGCGGTGGCCAAGGTCGCTGCCGCGCGCGCCGCGCTGGACGCCTCGAGCCTGCTGTTCGAACTCGGCGGCACCCGTAGCGCGACAGCCGGTGACAACCTGTCCCGCTACTGGCGGGACGCACGGACCCACACACTGCACGACGCGACCCGCTGGAAGCTGCAGCACATCGGTCGCCATACGTTGTCCGGTACGCGGCCGCCGCGCCACGGTCAGGTGTAG
- a CDS encoding MBL fold metallo-hydrolase, protein MVTTSGAISATRHPFAVGVVGGPTVVIDYAGRRFVTDPTFDDPHDYGTMAKLASPAVAAADLGDVDAVLLSHDDHNDNLDIAGRHWATTAVPTIITGPGAAERLGAPAIGLPTWHSTELASTDGVITITAVPAVHGPLDGTRDASGHVNAEVTGFILQSAGLPTVYVSGDNASMVPVSQIAGRFPAIDVAVLFAGASRLPTKNQGRPLTLTGPRAADVTAVLGVPRVVIAHIAGWSIYSESIADVRTAFNEAGIAERLVSADAGSWALLDDA, encoded by the coding sequence ATGGTCACCACTTCCGGCGCGATCAGCGCCACCCGCCACCCCTTCGCCGTCGGCGTCGTCGGGGGCCCCACCGTCGTCATCGATTACGCCGGAAGGCGTTTCGTCACGGACCCGACGTTCGACGACCCGCACGACTACGGCACCATGGCCAAGCTGGCATCTCCGGCCGTGGCCGCCGCGGACCTCGGTGACGTCGATGCCGTCTTGCTCAGCCACGACGACCACAACGACAATCTCGACATCGCCGGCCGCCACTGGGCAACCACCGCGGTTCCCACCATCATCACCGGACCCGGTGCCGCCGAACGCCTCGGTGCGCCCGCAATCGGTCTGCCGACGTGGCACAGCACGGAACTCGCAAGCACCGACGGGGTCATTACGATCACCGCGGTCCCGGCCGTGCACGGCCCCCTGGACGGAACGCGTGACGCGTCGGGACACGTCAACGCCGAGGTCACCGGGTTCATTCTGCAATCCGCGGGCCTTCCCACGGTGTACGTCAGCGGCGATAACGCGTCGATGGTTCCGGTCAGCCAGATCGCCGGCCGATTCCCGGCCATCGATGTCGCGGTGCTGTTCGCCGGAGCGTCGCGGCTGCCCACCAAGAACCAGGGCCGTCCACTGACCCTGACCGGACCGCGGGCGGCCGACGTCACCGCGGTGCTGGGCGTGCCACGAGTCGTGATCGCCCACATCGCGGGCTGGTCGATCTACAGCGAGAGCATCGCCGACGTCCGGACAGCGTTCAACGAGGCCGGTATCGCCGAGCGCCTCGTCTCCGCAGACGCCGGGTCCTGGGCACTGCTCGACGACGCGTGA
- a CDS encoding aldo/keto reductase produces MADDLAISDVPFTHDPWVAARERYATMPYRRVGSSGLLLPAISLGLWYNFGDNRPFDVQRQVLRHAFDRGITHFDLANNYGPPYGSAEENFGRMLRRDFKPYRNELIISSKAGWDMWPGPYGQLGGRAYLLASLDESLERLGLDYVDIFYSHRIDPTTPLDETIGALDTAVRAGKARYVGISSYSPTKTAEAAAIARRLGTPLVIHQPSYSLLNRWIEGDLTTELTKAGMGAIAFTALGQGLLTDRYLQQPAADVERATTRPTFDDDVVTEEVRDRLRGLAAIAERRGQSLAQLALAWVLRDPTVASTLVGASSVAQLDENLGALANLDFTPDELREIDRYASDSGIDLWRESSDV; encoded by the coding sequence ATGGCCGACGACTTGGCGATCTCCGATGTTCCGTTCACACACGATCCCTGGGTCGCCGCCCGGGAGCGTTATGCCACCATGCCGTACCGGCGGGTGGGCTCGTCCGGACTTCTCCTGCCAGCCATCTCCCTCGGACTCTGGTACAACTTCGGCGACAACCGGCCCTTCGACGTGCAACGGCAGGTACTGCGGCACGCCTTCGATCGCGGCATCACCCACTTCGACCTGGCCAACAACTACGGACCGCCATACGGTTCGGCCGAGGAGAACTTCGGCCGGATGCTGCGTCGCGACTTCAAGCCGTATCGCAATGAACTCATCATCTCCAGCAAGGCGGGATGGGACATGTGGCCGGGGCCCTACGGTCAGCTCGGCGGCCGCGCCTATCTGCTCGCCAGCCTCGACGAGTCACTGGAGCGGCTCGGGCTCGACTACGTCGACATCTTCTACTCGCACCGCATCGACCCGACGACCCCGCTCGACGAGACGATCGGGGCGCTGGACACCGCCGTCCGCGCTGGGAAGGCGCGCTACGTCGGCATCTCGTCGTACTCGCCCACCAAGACCGCGGAAGCGGCGGCCATCGCCCGGCGACTGGGCACCCCCCTGGTGATTCACCAGCCGTCGTACTCGCTGCTCAACCGGTGGATCGAGGGCGATCTCACCACCGAACTCACCAAGGCTGGGATGGGAGCGATCGCATTCACCGCACTTGGCCAAGGCCTGCTGACGGACCGCTACCTGCAGCAGCCCGCGGCCGACGTCGAACGCGCGACGACACGTCCGACCTTCGACGACGACGTGGTGACCGAAGAGGTCCGCGACCGCCTTCGCGGCCTTGCCGCGATTGCCGAGCGTCGTGGTCAGTCGCTCGCACAGCTCGCACTGGCCTGGGTGCTGCGTGATCCCACGGTGGCCTCCACACTCGTCGGCGCGTCCAGCGTCGCTCAGCTCGACGAGAACCTTGGCGCCCTGGCCAACCTCGACTTCACCCCGGATGAACTCCGGGAAATCGACCGATACGCATCGGATTCCGGCATCGATCTGTGGCGCGAGAGTTCCGACGTGTAA
- a CDS encoding dodecin: MSEHIYRVVEIVGSSPDGVDAAITNAISRASQTLRSIEWFEVVSTRGHVENGSVGHFQVTLKVGFRLEETA, translated from the coding sequence ATGAGCGAGCACATCTACCGCGTGGTCGAGATCGTCGGCAGCTCACCAGATGGCGTCGACGCAGCGATCACCAACGCGATCTCCCGAGCGTCGCAGACCCTGCGCAGTATCGAGTGGTTCGAGGTGGTCTCCACCCGTGGGCACGTCGAGAACGGCTCGGTCGGGCACTTTCAGGTGACGCTCAAGGTTGGGTTCCGACTCGAGGAGACCGCCTAG
- a CDS encoding LLM class flavin-dependent oxidoreductase, translating to MSLKLHWFLPTYGDSRLIVGGGHGTPAGVAHSDRDASVDYLASIVRAAETFGFTGALIPTGAWCEDAFVTAALLARETQSLAFLVAFRPGLVSPTLSAQMAATFARHAPGRILLNVVVGGEAHEQRAFGDHLDKDARYERADEFLDVVRRLWAGETVTANGNHIQVEEASLATPPNPVPPLYFGGSSAAAGPVAARHADVYLTWGEPPAAVREKIEWIRREADAQGRSIRFGIRLHTISRDTADEAWAQADKLIAALDEETVRNAQAGLSRSQSEGQRRMLALHEANRADGSWHDARSLEIAPNLWSGVGLVRGGAGTALVGSHTDVADRIAEYAEIGIDEFIFSGYPHLEELFWFGEGVVPILRQRGLFDGGRVDATPASIPFVGARPIVSAAR from the coding sequence ATGTCATTGAAGCTGCATTGGTTCCTGCCCACCTACGGCGACAGCCGTCTGATCGTCGGTGGTGGACACGGCACACCCGCGGGGGTCGCGCACAGCGACCGCGACGCCTCGGTCGACTACCTGGCCTCCATCGTGCGGGCGGCGGAGACGTTCGGTTTCACCGGTGCGCTCATCCCGACCGGCGCGTGGTGTGAGGACGCGTTCGTCACCGCCGCCCTGCTTGCGCGCGAGACCCAGTCGCTGGCCTTCCTGGTGGCGTTCCGGCCCGGGCTGGTCAGCCCCACGTTGTCGGCGCAGATGGCGGCCACGTTCGCCCGCCACGCCCCCGGCCGCATCCTGCTCAACGTCGTTGTCGGGGGCGAGGCCCACGAGCAGCGGGCGTTCGGCGATCACCTCGACAAGGACGCACGCTACGAGCGGGCCGACGAGTTTCTCGACGTCGTCCGGCGGTTGTGGGCCGGTGAGACGGTCACGGCGAACGGCAACCACATCCAGGTCGAGGAGGCGTCGCTGGCCACCCCGCCGAACCCCGTGCCGCCGTTGTACTTCGGCGGCAGCTCGGCCGCCGCCGGTCCGGTCGCGGCGCGCCATGCCGACGTCTACCTGACGTGGGGCGAACCACCGGCGGCAGTACGCGAGAAGATCGAGTGGATCCGCAGGGAGGCCGACGCGCAGGGCCGCAGCATCCGCTTCGGCATCCGGCTTCACACCATCTCGCGCGACACCGCGGATGAGGCCTGGGCGCAGGCCGACAAGCTCATCGCAGCACTCGACGAGGAGACCGTCCGCAACGCGCAGGCGGGGCTGAGCCGCAGCCAGTCCGAGGGTCAGCGCCGGATGCTCGCACTGCACGAGGCCAACCGCGCCGACGGCTCATGGCACGACGCCCGCAGCCTCGAGATCGCGCCCAACCTGTGGTCGGGCGTCGGGCTGGTCCGCGGCGGCGCGGGCACCGCCCTGGTCGGCAGCCACACCGACGTCGCCGACCGGATCGCCGAGTACGCCGAGATCGGGATCGACGAGTTCATCTTCTCGGGCTACCCACACCTGGAGGAGCTGTTCTGGTTCGGCGAGGGCGTGGTGCCGATTCTGCGTCAGCGCGGTCTCTTCGACGGTGGACGCGTCGACGCGACACCGGCTTCGATCCCGTTCGTCGGTGCACGCCCAATTGTGAGTGCTGCACGGTGA
- a CDS encoding nitronate monooxygenase yields the protein MTSPLTNLGLSIPVIAAPMAGGATTPAMVIAAARAGGLGLLAAGYKSPESLQVQISAVQSESIPFGVNVFAPNPVPITVASYRAYAAAVQREADRFEISLPTEPIDDDDAFGAKIDVLLSNPVPLVSFTFGIPSGDVIRALQKTGTAIVQTVTSAPEAELAAAAGVDMLAVQASVAGGHSGTLTPGRMPDPVRITDLITQVTSRVSLPVIAAGGLTTPEDVAAALGAGADAVAVGTALLRADESGASATHRAALTDPARTQTVITRAFTGRPARGLRNAFIDEFEALAPLGYPAIHHLTSPLRKAAAAAGESDLVHLWAGTGYRHTRQESTAAILTHLAGGA from the coding sequence ATGACATCACCACTGACCAATCTGGGCCTGAGCATCCCGGTGATCGCTGCGCCGATGGCCGGTGGCGCCACCACCCCCGCCATGGTGATCGCCGCCGCCCGCGCCGGTGGCCTGGGATTGCTGGCCGCAGGGTACAAGTCGCCCGAGAGCCTGCAGGTCCAGATCTCGGCCGTCCAGAGCGAGTCAATCCCCTTTGGGGTCAACGTCTTCGCTCCCAATCCGGTCCCTATCACCGTGGCGTCCTACCGCGCCTACGCGGCCGCGGTGCAGCGCGAGGCGGACAGGTTCGAGATCAGCCTGCCGACAGAGCCGATCGACGACGACGACGCGTTCGGCGCCAAGATCGATGTGCTGCTGTCCAACCCGGTGCCCCTCGTGAGCTTCACCTTCGGCATCCCGTCAGGCGATGTCATCCGAGCGCTGCAGAAGACCGGGACGGCAATTGTGCAGACGGTGACGTCGGCGCCGGAGGCCGAATTGGCCGCTGCGGCAGGCGTTGACATGCTCGCAGTGCAGGCCAGCGTTGCCGGTGGCCACTCGGGCACGCTGACTCCCGGCCGTATGCCCGACCCGGTTCGGATCACCGACCTGATCACCCAGGTGACCAGCCGCGTGAGCCTTCCCGTCATCGCCGCCGGCGGGCTGACCACACCCGAGGACGTCGCCGCGGCACTGGGGGCAGGCGCCGACGCCGTGGCGGTGGGCACGGCACTGCTGCGCGCCGACGAGAGTGGCGCCTCGGCCACCCATCGGGCCGCGCTGACCGATCCGGCGCGAACTCAGACCGTCATCACCCGCGCCTTCACCGGCCGCCCCGCACGCGGTCTTCGCAATGCCTTCATCGATGAGTTCGAGGCGTTGGCTCCGCTGGGGTATCCCGCGATTCACCATCTGACGAGCCCGCTGCGCAAGGCCGCGGCCGCTGCGGGTGAGTCCGACCTGGTCCACCTGTGGGCCGGCACCGGTTACCGCCATACCCGCCAGGAGTCGACGGCTGCGATCCTTACTCACCTCGCAGGCGGAGCGTGA
- a CDS encoding helix-turn-helix domain-containing protein yields the protein MSALLRAVRLQRGLTLEELADATGLTKSYLSKIERQRSTPSIAVAMKVARALDVDVAQLFSDDPADTTLAVDRAGDRTAERYHPVAAAMLGKSMSPFIVRPTRAFTAHAHPTHAGQELVFVHAGTVEVRYGDDVVTLDTGDCAYFDSSLPHQIRQVGSSPSEVVVVTHSDFGRSR from the coding sequence ATGAGTGCACTACTGCGCGCGGTGCGACTGCAGCGCGGGCTGACGCTGGAGGAACTCGCCGATGCGACCGGACTGACCAAAAGCTATCTGTCCAAGATCGAACGCCAGCGCTCCACTCCGTCGATCGCGGTCGCGATGAAGGTGGCGCGCGCGCTCGATGTGGACGTGGCGCAACTGTTCTCCGACGACCCGGCCGACACGACGTTGGCCGTCGACCGCGCCGGTGACCGAACCGCGGAGCGCTATCACCCGGTGGCCGCCGCCATGCTCGGGAAGTCCATGTCACCCTTCATCGTTCGCCCCACTCGCGCGTTCACCGCGCACGCCCACCCGACCCACGCGGGCCAGGAACTCGTCTTCGTCCATGCGGGAACGGTGGAGGTTCGCTACGGCGACGACGTCGTGACACTGGACACCGGCGACTGCGCGTACTTCGATTCCTCACTGCCCCATCAGATACGACAGGTCGGCAGTTCCCCCAGCGAGGTTGTCGTCGTCACCCACAGCGACTTCGGCCGCAGCCGCTGA
- a CDS encoding nitroreductase family protein: protein MEAWDAIRSRRNVRSYLPKPIPDAELDRIAEAGWRAPSASNRQHWDFVIITDRHQLEELSTVWRGAGHIASAPAAIALVASAPPDERTKLIDQYDLGQATLAMTIAATDLGIGTAPSRRSCIGVAGEGPHRPRRRWATTEPGVRPRST from the coding sequence ATGGAAGCCTGGGATGCGATTCGTTCCCGAAGGAACGTACGAAGCTACCTACCTAAACCCATTCCGGACGCCGAGCTGGATCGCATAGCCGAGGCAGGATGGCGGGCGCCGTCTGCGTCGAACCGCCAGCACTGGGACTTCGTGATCATCACCGACCGACATCAACTGGAGGAGCTCTCGACGGTGTGGCGGGGTGCAGGTCACATCGCGTCGGCACCGGCGGCCATCGCGTTGGTCGCGTCGGCACCCCCCGACGAGCGAACCAAGCTCATTGACCAGTACGACCTTGGCCAGGCGACATTGGCGATGACCATCGCCGCGACCGACCTCGGCATCGGTACCGCCCCCTCTCGGAGGTCGTGCATCGGGGTCGCTGGTGAAGGTCCTCATCGTCCACGCCGACGGTGGGCAACCACCGAACCTGGTGTCCGGCCCCGGAGCACCTGA
- a CDS encoding TetR/AcrR family transcriptional regulator: MPGRRGVDDGIAESALRLLRTRGPQSVTVEAVTADSGIAKTTIYRRHRDRRDMLSAALSRLVSPEPLSPQADTAERLRWLIKNAIAAIDDGIGFGGFASLLTEDDPDFSSVFRRILVDQRAQLVRVIDECRADGTMRADIDAETLIDAIVGAHIAERARTGRVETDWAERLFAMFWPAVHA, encoded by the coding sequence ATGCCAGGACGACGAGGCGTCGACGACGGCATCGCCGAGTCTGCGCTGCGCCTGCTGCGCACACGCGGACCGCAGTCCGTGACGGTCGAAGCCGTCACGGCCGACTCGGGCATTGCGAAGACGACGATCTATCGGCGCCACCGCGACCGGCGCGACATGTTGTCGGCCGCATTGTCGCGTCTGGTCTCCCCCGAGCCGCTCAGCCCGCAGGCAGACACGGCGGAGCGGTTGCGGTGGCTCATCAAGAACGCGATCGCGGCGATCGATGACGGCATCGGGTTCGGCGGCTTCGCGTCCCTTCTCACCGAGGACGATCCCGATTTCAGCTCGGTATTCCGACGCATCCTCGTCGATCAGCGGGCCCAGCTGGTGCGCGTGATCGATGAGTGCAGAGCCGACGGCACCATGCGCGCCGACATCGACGCGGAAACCCTCATCGACGCGATCGTGGGTGCCCACATCGCCGAACGCGCGCGCACGGGACGCGTCGAAACCGACTGGGCGGAACGCCTGTTCGCGATGTTCTGGCCCGCCGTGCACGCCTGA
- a CDS encoding LLM class flavin-dependent oxidoreductase, whose translation MSRTIRINAFDMNCVAHQSPGLWRHPQDRSAEYKDLSYWADLAKLLERGRFDALFIADVLGTYDIYGASDEAAIRQAAQIPVNDPLLLVSAMALVTEHLGFGITTGTGFEHPYPFARRVSTLDHLTKGRVGWNVVTGYLPAAARNMGQTDQPAHDARYDHADEYLEVLYKLWEGSWEDGAVIRDRERGVFTDPDKVHHIGHEGTHFSVPGIHLSEPSPQRTPVIFQAGASPRGVRFAAENAEAIFTAAPTKAILRETVGTIRRELELAGRDPYAAKIFNLTTVITADTDEEARAKHAEYLSWGDPEGALVFMSGWMGVDLERYGLDEPIGNVDSNAILSAVKAFQSADPDGGEWAVKDIATWGKIGGLGPLIVGSGNHVADALQEWVEETDVDGFNLAYAVTPGSFADFIDHVVPVLTERGAYQPEYTPGTLRDKLFGRGDRLPDEHRGAGYRVGGPASTIIDRPSTVPSSSSSSAAQPTSGR comes from the coding sequence GTGAGCCGTACCATCCGCATAAACGCCTTCGATATGAATTGCGTCGCCCACCAGTCCCCTGGCCTGTGGCGACACCCGCAGGATCGGTCCGCTGAGTACAAGGACCTGTCCTACTGGGCCGATCTCGCGAAGCTCCTCGAACGGGGCAGATTCGATGCGCTGTTCATTGCCGACGTGCTGGGCACCTACGACATCTACGGCGCCAGCGACGAGGCCGCCATCCGGCAGGCCGCGCAGATTCCGGTCAACGATCCGCTGCTGCTGGTGTCGGCAATGGCCCTGGTGACCGAGCATCTGGGCTTCGGGATCACCACGGGAACGGGGTTCGAACATCCCTATCCGTTTGCCCGGCGCGTCTCCACGCTCGACCACCTGACGAAGGGGCGCGTCGGCTGGAACGTCGTCACCGGCTACCTGCCCGCCGCCGCGCGCAACATGGGGCAGACCGATCAACCCGCCCACGACGCCCGCTACGACCACGCCGACGAATACCTCGAGGTGCTCTACAAGCTCTGGGAGGGCTCCTGGGAGGACGGCGCGGTGATCCGGGATCGCGAGCGCGGGGTGTTCACAGACCCAGACAAGGTTCACCACATCGGGCACGAGGGAACGCATTTCAGCGTTCCGGGCATCCATCTGTCCGAACCGTCACCCCAGCGCACCCCGGTGATCTTCCAGGCCGGAGCATCGCCGCGCGGCGTCCGGTTCGCCGCCGAGAACGCCGAGGCCATCTTCACCGCCGCACCGACGAAGGCCATCCTCCGCGAGACCGTGGGCACCATCCGGCGTGAGCTCGAGCTCGCCGGCCGGGATCCCTACGCGGCCAAGATCTTCAACCTGACGACAGTCATCACCGCCGACACCGATGAGGAGGCGCGCGCCAAGCACGCCGAGTACCTGTCATGGGGGGATCCAGAGGGTGCGCTGGTGTTCATGTCAGGTTGGATGGGCGTCGATCTGGAACGCTACGGCCTCGACGAGCCCATCGGCAACGTCGACTCCAACGCCATCCTGTCCGCGGTGAAGGCGTTCCAGTCGGCCGACCCCGACGGCGGTGAATGGGCTGTCAAGGATATCGCCACCTGGGGCAAGATCGGCGGGCTCGGGCCGCTCATCGTCGGCTCGGGCAATCACGTCGCCGATGCGTTGCAGGAGTGGGTCGAAGAGACCGACGTCGACGGCTTCAACCTGGCCTACGCCGTCACGCCGGGTTCGTTTGCCGACTTCATCGACCATGTCGTACCCGTACTGACGGAGCGAGGCGCATACCAACCGGAGTACACACCAGGCACGCTGCGCGACAAGCTCTTCGGCCGGGGTGACCGACTGCCCGACGAACATCGTGGCGCGGGTTACCGCGTCGGCGGCCCTGCCTCCACGATCATCGATCGCCCGTCCACCGTTCCCTCCTCCTCGTCGTCGTCGGCCGCCCAGCCGACGAGCGGCCGATAG
- a CDS encoding aldolase — translation MTSTLGDSKQSLMQRALDGMATHVEDSPLTDRQKLALTCRALFDAGHDSGLAGQITSRAEEPGTYYTQRLGLGFDEITDQNLLLVDEDLNVLEGQGMANPANRFHSWIYRARPDVACIVHTHPFHVAALSMLEVPLVVSQMDIAPLYDDCAFLADWPGVPVGNEEGEIISAALGDKKAILLAHHGHVVAGASIEEACSLAMLIERGAKLQLAAMSAGTIAELPERLAREAHDWTLRPKRSQANFAYYARRALRNHPDAITT, via the coding sequence ATGACGAGCACACTTGGTGATTCGAAGCAGAGCCTCATGCAGCGCGCACTCGATGGGATGGCCACTCACGTCGAGGATTCGCCGCTGACCGACCGACAGAAACTGGCACTGACCTGCCGGGCCCTGTTCGACGCCGGTCACGACTCCGGGCTGGCCGGCCAGATCACCTCACGCGCCGAGGAGCCAGGGACCTACTACACCCAGCGACTCGGCCTGGGGTTCGACGAGATCACCGACCAGAACTTGCTGCTGGTGGACGAGGATCTCAACGTCCTTGAAGGCCAGGGAATGGCCAACCCCGCCAACCGATTTCACTCCTGGATCTACCGAGCCCGGCCCGACGTGGCCTGCATCGTGCACACCCATCCGTTTCATGTGGCCGCACTGTCGATGCTGGAGGTGCCGTTGGTGGTATCGCAGATGGACATCGCACCGCTGTACGACGACTGCGCCTTCCTTGCCGACTGGCCCGGCGTTCCTGTCGGCAACGAGGAGGGCGAGATCATCAGCGCCGCACTGGGTGACAAGAAGGCCATCCTGCTGGCCCACCACGGCCACGTGGTCGCCGGTGCCAGCATCGAGGAGGCCTGCTCGTTGGCGATGCTGATCGAACGGGGCGCCAAACTCCAGCTCGCCGCGATGTCTGCGGGCACCATCGCCGAGCTACCCGAGCGGCTGGCCCGCGAGGCCCATGACTGGACTCTTCGACCGAAGCGCAGCCAGGCCAACTTCGCCTATTACGCGCGGCGCGCACTTCGCAACCACCCCGACGCCATCACCACCTAG
- a CDS encoding SDR family oxidoreductase — protein MTTENVTALVTGANRGLGRKFAADLLERGAKVYAGARRPETIDLPGVVPIQLDITDPESVRRAAEQASDVNVVVNNAGVSTRATLLDGPLDDIRLEMETHYFGTLNVIRAFAPVIEHNGGGSLLNVLSVLSWLHPASSGAYSAAKAAGWALTDATREELAPRGIHVAALHVGYMDTDMVSYIPADQKVDPAVVAKQALDGLFAGQPEILADDLSRNVKAQLSASPR, from the coding sequence ATGACCACAGAGAATGTCACCGCCCTGGTAACCGGAGCCAACCGCGGTCTGGGTCGGAAGTTCGCCGCCGACCTGCTCGAGCGCGGCGCCAAGGTGTACGCGGGTGCGCGCCGACCCGAGACGATCGACCTCCCGGGCGTCGTACCCATCCAGCTGGACATCACCGATCCCGAGTCGGTACGCCGCGCCGCCGAACAGGCCAGCGATGTCAACGTCGTGGTGAACAATGCAGGCGTCTCGACACGGGCCACGCTTCTCGACGGACCGCTGGATGACATCCGTCTCGAGATGGAGACCCACTACTTCGGCACGCTCAACGTCATTCGCGCCTTCGCACCGGTCATTGAACACAACGGTGGTGGCTCACTGCTCAACGTGCTGTCGGTCCTGTCCTGGCTGCACCCGGCTTCCAGCGGCGCCTACTCGGCCGCGAAGGCCGCCGGGTGGGCGCTGACTGATGCGACGCGTGAGGAGTTGGCGCCCAGGGGAATCCACGTCGCCGCGTTGCACGTCGGTTATATGGACACCGATATGGTCAGCTACATTCCGGCGGACCAGAAGGTCGACCCCGCTGTGGTCGCCAAGCAGGCGCTCGACGGATTGTTCGCCGGTCAACCAGAGATCCTCGCTGACGACCTGTCACGAAACGTCAAGGCGCAGTTGTCCGCATCACCGCGGTGA